In Triticum aestivum cultivar Chinese Spring chromosome 5B, IWGSC CS RefSeq v2.1, whole genome shotgun sequence, the following proteins share a genomic window:
- the LOC123111551 gene encoding FRIGIDA-like protein 3, translating into MSDMESVATLMESTSLKIQQLQRAFAELESQSAVTMNFKWKQLEDHFRGLEQSLKKKFDELKKQEKEFQETVAKSEKMLEQQEAVVVAKELTSLERLQEKRDAALAMIFGKSKLSLNTNYITPMNKPQSNYTVGTLDVKWPKHSSEGNARMQDGNAAVKPRSELATLCEEMNVKGLHKFISDNRKNLTSIREEIPSALKGASQPYVLVLDSLEDFYSGENLVLDGKKDGDLLGVRRTCLMLMESLVQLQADDITGLLSEGQMFATNVKDRAKKIAFEWKSKLDSLDIDASNGNCLEAHAFLQLLATFGIFSEFNEDELCKLLPSVSRRRQTPELCRLLGLSQKMPGVIGVLVDSARPIDAINLAYAFGLTEQFEPVQLLKAYLREVKKVSHAKNGKMSPGAQNEMNERELSALKAVIKCIEEHKLEEQYPVDPLQKRVIQLEKAKVDKRRAVEAAKPQSKRPRANGSLYAPRVSSFPEKSFYQATPERHPYPYERQFVYGAEAHHHPTMMNAAPYTISPAHTPYYGNGYPVQYQIPYIH; encoded by the exons ATGTCTGACATGGAGTCCGTGGCTACCCTTATGGAGTCGACAAGCTTGAAGATACAGCAGCTTCAGCGAGCATTTGCTGAGCTTGAGAGCCAGAGCGCTGTTACCATGAACTTTAAGTGGAAGCAGCTCGAGGACCATTTCCGTGGCCTTGAGCAGTCCCTCAAGAAAAAGTTTGATGAGCTGAAAAAACAGGAGAAGGAGTTCCAGGAGACAGTCGCAAAATCGGAGAAGATGCTGGAGCAGCAGGAGGCTGTTGTGGTGGCTAAGGAGCTGACTTCTCTGGAAAGGCTGCAGGAGAAAAGAGATGCTGCGTTAGCTATGATCTTTGGCAAGTCCAAGCTGTCACTAAACACTAATTATATCACCCCAATGAATAAGCCACAGAGTAATTATACCGTGGGTACTCTTGATGTGAAGTGGCCGAAGCATTCTTCTGAAGGAAATGCACGAATGCAAGATGGCAATGCTGCTGTGAAGCCTCGTTCTGAACTTGCCACTCTCTGCGAGGAGATGAATGTTAAAGGGCTTCATAAGTTCATATCAGACAACAGAAAGAACTTGACATCTATCCGTGAGGAAATCCCGAGTGCACTCAAGGGAGCATCGCAACCATATGTCCTTGTGTTGGATTCCTTGGAGGACTTCTATTCTGGAGAGAATCTGGTGTTGGATGGGAAAAAGGATGGAGACCTTCTGGGTGTAAGAAGGACGTGCCTTATGTTGATGGAGTCTCTTGTACAGCTGCAAGCTGATGACATAACTGGCTTGTTGTCTGAGGGGCAAATGTTTGCAACAAATGTGAAAGATCGGGCGAAAAAGATTGCATTTGAGTGGAAGTCCAAGTTGGACAGTCTTGACATTGATGCTAGCAATGGAAACTGCTTGGAAGCACATGCATTTCTTCAACTGCTTGCTACCTTTGGTATTTTTTCTGAATTTAATGAAGATGAACTTTGCAAACTTCTTCCTTCTGTCAGTCGACGTCGTCAAACACCTGAGCTTTGCCGACTGCTTGGGTTATCACAGAAGATGCCAG GTGTCATTGGAGTTCTGGTGGATAGTGCAAGACCAATTGATGCAATTAACTTGGCCTACGCGTTTGGGCTCACTGAACAGTTTGAGCCAGTACAATTGCTGAAAGCATATCTGAGGGAGGTCAAGAAGGTGTCACATGCCAAGAATGGAAAAATGTCTCCTGGAGCACAG AATGAGATGAATGAGCGTGAGCTGTCTGCACTGAAAGCTGTCATCAAGTGCATCGAGGAGCACAAACTGGAGGAGCAATATCCCGTGGATCCACTTCAGAAAAGGGTGATTCAGCTGGAGAAGGCCAAGGTAGACAAGAGGAGGGCTGTCGAAGCCGCCAAGCCACAGTCGAAGAGGCCACGTGCCAACGGATCGCTCTATGCACCCCGTGTCAGCAGCTTCCCTGAGAAGAGCTTCTACCAGGCAACACCAGAGAGGCACCCATACCCTTACGAAAGGCAGTTTGTGTACGGCGCTGAGGCCCACCACCACCCTACGATGATGAACGCGGCTCCCTACACCATCTCACCGGCCCACACGCCGTACTACGGTAATGGCTACCCGGTGCAGTACCAGATACCTTATATCCACTAA